In Opitutaceae bacterium TAV5, one genomic interval encodes:
- a CDS encoding oxidoreductase produces MSTTTRKKAGARKPAARTVRLAIIGTGGMANRHAEQFAAIRGCKLVAAADVDRARVDAFCAKHKIPAAFTDVAEMLATVEIDAVSIVTPDAFHAPLSIQALQAGKHVLCEKPLALNHADARAMVAAARKAGVINMVNLSYRDWPCIQAVHTLVATGKLGELRHIEASYLQSWLASKVWGDWRTTPAWLWRLSSKHGSKGVLGDVGVHIVDFATFPAGPIANVYCKLKAFRKAPRNRIGEYTLDANDSAVMTVEFANGALGTIHTTRWSGGHANRLYLKISGTLGSIEIDSERTTAGYRISTGPDFDKAKWKDVQVKPTPNNYRRFIESIRSGVQQQPDFARGAEVQKVLDACFRSDELGAPVNV; encoded by the coding sequence ATGAGCACCACCACCAGGAAAAAAGCCGGCGCCCGAAAGCCCGCCGCCCGTACCGTCCGCCTCGCCATCATCGGCACCGGCGGCATGGCCAACCGCCACGCCGAACAGTTCGCCGCCATCCGGGGCTGCAAGCTCGTCGCCGCCGCCGATGTCGACCGCGCCCGTGTGGATGCCTTTTGTGCAAAGCACAAGATCCCCGCCGCCTTCACCGATGTCGCCGAAATGCTCGCGACGGTCGAAATCGACGCCGTCTCCATCGTCACGCCCGACGCCTTCCATGCGCCGCTCTCCATCCAGGCCCTGCAAGCCGGCAAGCATGTGCTCTGCGAAAAGCCCCTCGCGCTCAACCACGCCGACGCCAGGGCGATGGTCGCCGCCGCCCGCAAGGCCGGCGTCATCAACATGGTCAATCTCTCCTATCGCGACTGGCCCTGCATCCAGGCGGTGCATACGCTCGTCGCCACCGGGAAGCTCGGCGAGCTCCGCCACATCGAGGCCAGCTACCTGCAATCCTGGCTCGCCAGCAAGGTCTGGGGCGACTGGCGCACCACGCCCGCCTGGCTCTGGCGCCTCTCCTCGAAACACGGCAGCAAGGGCGTGCTCGGCGATGTTGGGGTGCACATTGTCGATTTCGCCACCTTCCCCGCCGGTCCCATCGCGAACGTTTACTGCAAGCTGAAAGCGTTCAGGAAGGCGCCGCGCAACCGCATCGGCGAATACACGCTCGACGCCAACGATTCCGCCGTGATGACCGTCGAGTTTGCCAACGGCGCGCTCGGCACGATCCACACCACGCGCTGGTCCGGAGGCCACGCCAACCGCCTCTACCTGAAAATCTCCGGCACGCTCGGCTCGATCGAGATCGATTCGGAGCGCACCACCGCCGGCTACCGCATCAGCACCGGCCCCGATTTCGACAAGGCGAAGTGGAAGGACGTGCAGGTCAAGCCCACGCCCAACAACTACCGCCGTTTCATCGAAAGCATCCGCAGCGGCGTGCAACAGCAACCCGACTTCGCGCGCGGCGCCGAAGTGCAAAAAGTCCTCGACGCCTGCTTCCGCTCCGACGAACTCGGCGCGCCGGTCAACGTGTAG
- a CDS encoding AraC family transcriptional regulator has product MTTRMKGNMQPASAWKALQEKLVAGAVLRHTAGLRHPVAAGYYCPLHEHESIEIVFHPTGRGVTRTGNAAAGKTGGDDLRALAFDAGDVIVYAPRTLHDQRMEAGGEDHCVQLRAPAGHRLTGALHIGRVEDAVLRSEMELLAHGMHAPTPGRAALLNLRATAVLLQLLELAHGRHAREAAGTRQGERHVRAAERYVQEHYARIGSVLEIAAGAGLGGDHLRHLFRRLRGRTLVSYLNEVRVARARTLLAHSPLTLKEIAALCGWRDEYYFSAVFRRSCGMAPGRYREERHAARR; this is encoded by the coding sequence ATGACAACGCGCATGAAAGGCAACATGCAGCCGGCCTCCGCATGGAAGGCGTTGCAGGAAAAGCTCGTGGCGGGCGCCGTGCTCCGGCACACGGCGGGGCTCCGCCATCCGGTGGCAGCCGGCTACTATTGCCCGCTGCATGAGCACGAGAGCATCGAGATCGTCTTTCACCCGACAGGGCGGGGCGTCACCCGGACCGGCAACGCGGCTGCCGGGAAAACCGGAGGCGATGATCTGCGCGCACTGGCATTCGACGCGGGCGACGTGATCGTGTACGCGCCCCGCACGCTCCACGACCAGCGGATGGAAGCCGGCGGCGAGGATCACTGCGTGCAACTCCGGGCGCCGGCCGGCCACCGCCTGACCGGCGCGCTGCACATCGGGCGCGTGGAGGATGCGGTATTGCGCAGCGAGATGGAGTTGCTCGCGCACGGGATGCATGCGCCGACACCGGGCCGCGCGGCGCTTCTCAACCTGCGGGCGACGGCGGTGCTGTTGCAGTTGCTCGAACTGGCGCACGGGCGCCACGCGCGGGAGGCGGCCGGAACGCGGCAGGGCGAGCGCCACGTGCGGGCCGCCGAGCGGTATGTGCAGGAACACTACGCGAGGATCGGCTCGGTCCTCGAAATCGCGGCGGGCGCGGGCCTCGGCGGCGATCATCTGCGGCACCTTTTCCGGCGGCTGCGCGGACGCACGCTGGTCAGCTACCTGAACGAGGTCCGCGTGGCGCGGGCGCGGACGCTTCTGGCGCATTCGCCGCTGACGTTGAAAGAAATCGCGGCGCTGTGTGGCTGGCGCGACGAGTATTATTTCTCGGCGGTGTTCCGCCGGTCCTGCGGCATGGCTCCCGGCCGTTACCGCGAGGAGCGCCATGCGGCGCGCCGGTAA
- a CDS encoding ABC transporter, translated as MSLSFRTARWLRTINLLLQAVLVLTLVGGLNYLAINHGWRFDLTQNRRHSLSPETLAYIRTLPAPVTVVVTLAPDADNDEVTQAYRDVTHLLRDYTEATKASEHHITVEFLDIYKQRRDAETWGIEQPNIILVSSGTKRHTIVLNDLYRIENSEKKGFLGEQTLTSAILDVTNPEKKKIYFLEGHGEMRLDDVDPIRGISLLKDELVARNLVLETLDLNNNPRIPQDAALVVIAAPQGSYDKNEQEILRQYLSNRAGRLLVLLTPGYAHGLEMLFYDWGMFVDNVLVIDPAGIGQSDTGDLILSPAKSEHPITRFISENRIAVRFGPSRQVRPLGGDLDPALNVVPLLATTRQAWGERDYRNLQTPPRYDPEADLAGPLAVGTASERTTARANLALSIRGGRVVAYGGADWVANGRLAAGGNLSLILSSINWLIDRDAQLSIPARPIQRYQLTLSKERITQLRYALVFGLPGFAAILGFIVYWTRRR; from the coding sequence ATGTCCCTTTCCTTCCGCACCGCCCGCTGGCTCCGCACCATCAACCTCCTGCTCCAGGCGGTTCTCGTGCTCACGCTGGTCGGCGGCCTCAACTACCTCGCGATCAACCACGGCTGGCGCTTCGATCTCACGCAAAACCGCCGCCACTCGCTCTCTCCCGAAACCCTCGCCTACATCCGGACGCTGCCCGCGCCGGTGACGGTCGTCGTCACCCTCGCGCCCGATGCCGACAACGATGAAGTCACCCAGGCTTACCGGGACGTCACCCACCTCCTCCGCGACTACACCGAAGCCACCAAGGCCAGCGAACACCACATCACCGTCGAGTTTCTCGACATCTACAAGCAGCGCCGCGACGCCGAGACCTGGGGGATCGAACAACCCAACATCATCCTGGTTTCCTCGGGCACCAAACGCCACACCATCGTCCTCAACGATCTCTACCGGATCGAAAACAGCGAAAAAAAAGGCTTCCTCGGCGAACAGACCCTCACCTCCGCGATCCTCGATGTCACCAACCCGGAAAAGAAAAAAATCTATTTCCTCGAAGGCCACGGCGAGATGCGGCTCGACGATGTGGATCCGATCCGCGGCATCTCGCTCCTCAAGGACGAACTCGTTGCCCGCAATCTCGTGCTCGAAACGCTCGATCTCAACAACAACCCCCGGATACCGCAGGATGCCGCTCTGGTCGTGATCGCCGCCCCCCAGGGCAGCTACGACAAGAACGAACAGGAAATCCTCCGCCAGTATCTCTCCAACCGCGCCGGCCGCCTCCTCGTCCTGCTCACCCCCGGCTACGCGCACGGGCTGGAAATGCTCTTTTACGACTGGGGCATGTTTGTGGACAACGTCCTCGTCATCGATCCCGCCGGTATCGGCCAGAGCGATACAGGCGATCTCATCCTCAGCCCCGCCAAATCCGAGCATCCGATCACCCGCTTCATTTCCGAGAACCGTATCGCCGTGCGTTTCGGCCCCTCCCGCCAGGTGCGCCCCCTCGGCGGCGACCTCGATCCGGCGCTCAACGTCGTGCCGCTCCTCGCCACCACCAGGCAGGCCTGGGGCGAACGTGACTATCGCAACCTCCAGACGCCGCCGCGTTACGATCCCGAGGCCGATCTCGCCGGCCCCCTCGCCGTCGGCACCGCCTCCGAGCGGACCACCGCCAGGGCCAACCTCGCCCTCAGCATCCGCGGCGGTCGCGTCGTCGCCTACGGCGGCGCCGACTGGGTGGCCAACGGACGCCTTGCCGCCGGCGGCAACCTCTCGCTCATCCTCTCGTCGATCAACTGGCTGATCGACCGCGACGCACAACTCAGCATCCCGGCGCGCCCCATCCAGCGCTACCAGCTCACGCTCAGCAAGGAGCGGATCACGCAGCTCCGCTACGCGCTCGTCTTTGGCCTGCCCGGATTCGCCGCCATCCTCGGTTTCATCGTTTACTGGACCCGCCGACGCTGA
- a CDS encoding alpha-galactosidase, which produces MIRIAFIGAGSIGFTRKLVADLLAVPEFSGIELAFTDINRRNLDRVARICRADIAANGLGKTVKLVATTDRRAALRGAKYVFCVVRIGGLEAFATDIDIPLRYGIDQCVGDTLCAGGIMYGQRGIAALLDFCKDIREVAAPGCILFNYANPMAMLTWAANTHGGVRCIGLCHGVQHGHTQIADVLGAKSRSEVDIVCAGINHQTWYVKIRYAGREIGGGELLAAFERHPRYSRTEKVRIDMLRRFGVYSTESNGHLSEYVPWYRKRPAEIRKWIDLGEWIHGETGGYLRVCTEGRHWFEEEFGRGRKIAPLAYAPENRSDEHGSRIVEALETGRIYRGHFNTINRGVIPNLPDDCVIEAPGYVDRNGISMPVVGDLPPGCAAVCHVSVNVQRLAVAAAVSGDDALLRQAFMLDPLTGAVCNPPEIWQLVDDMLVAGEKWLPQYGPTIAAAKHRLATGPRLRARPGKPAAAKKTRTLSELRKARANPRAGH; this is translated from the coding sequence ATGATCCGCATCGCCTTCATCGGAGCCGGCTCCATCGGCTTCACCCGCAAACTCGTCGCCGACCTGCTCGCCGTGCCGGAGTTTTCCGGCATCGAACTCGCCTTCACCGACATCAACCGGCGCAACCTCGACAGGGTGGCGCGCATCTGCCGCGCCGACATCGCCGCCAACGGTCTCGGCAAGACGGTGAAACTCGTCGCCACCACCGACCGCCGTGCCGCGCTCCGCGGCGCGAAGTACGTTTTCTGCGTCGTGCGCATCGGCGGGCTCGAAGCCTTCGCCACCGACATCGACATCCCGCTCCGCTACGGCATTGACCAGTGCGTGGGCGACACGCTCTGCGCCGGTGGCATCATGTACGGCCAGCGCGGCATCGCCGCCCTGCTCGATTTCTGCAAGGACATCCGCGAAGTCGCCGCGCCCGGCTGCATCCTCTTCAACTACGCCAACCCCATGGCCATGCTCACCTGGGCGGCCAACACGCACGGCGGCGTCCGCTGCATCGGCCTTTGCCACGGCGTGCAGCACGGCCACACGCAGATCGCCGACGTGCTCGGAGCGAAATCGCGCAGCGAGGTGGACATCGTCTGCGCCGGCATCAATCACCAGACCTGGTATGTGAAAATCCGTTACGCCGGACGCGAGATCGGCGGCGGGGAACTGCTCGCCGCCTTCGAGCGGCACCCGCGCTATTCCCGCACGGAAAAAGTACGCATCGACATGCTCCGCCGCTTCGGCGTTTACAGCACCGAATCCAACGGACACCTCAGCGAATACGTGCCGTGGTACCGCAAGCGCCCCGCCGAAATCCGGAAATGGATCGACCTCGGCGAATGGATACACGGCGAGACCGGCGGTTACCTCCGCGTGTGCACCGAGGGCCGTCACTGGTTCGAGGAAGAATTCGGCCGCGGCCGGAAAATCGCGCCGCTCGCCTACGCTCCGGAAAACCGTTCCGACGAACACGGCTCGCGCATCGTGGAGGCGCTCGAAACCGGCCGCATCTATCGCGGGCATTTCAACACGATCAACCGCGGCGTCATCCCAAACCTGCCCGACGACTGTGTGATCGAGGCCCCCGGCTATGTGGATCGCAACGGCATCAGCATGCCTGTCGTCGGCGACCTGCCGCCCGGCTGCGCGGCGGTGTGCCATGTCTCGGTCAACGTGCAGCGCCTCGCGGTCGCGGCGGCGGTTTCCGGCGACGACGCGCTGCTGCGCCAAGCGTTCATGCTCGATCCGCTGACCGGCGCGGTCTGCAATCCGCCGGAGATCTGGCAACTCGTGGATGACATGCTGGTGGCGGGCGAGAAGTGGCTGCCGCAATACGGCCCCACCATTGCCGCCGCGAAACACC
- a CDS encoding ABC transporter, translated as MSETASAIVVENLVKTYAGVTAVNRVSFNVARGEIVGFLGPNGAGKSTTMRILTGYLPATAGRVEVCGVPVATRPGDVKRLIGYMPENNPLPEDMRVSEYLHYRGRLKEVSRRKLGPRIDEVLELCDLKRVRHRILGKLSKGFRQRVGIAEAVLAEPPVIIMDEPTIGLDPHQILIVRDLIASLRGRMTVIISSHILPEIEMTCDRVLIINGGRLVATGTPAELRRDLIGGAHYDVEFAGEPADVSRVLAGIDSGLALALPSAAAPDGFYRGRISFTLPAAATAAAPEATRPGEDATPAAAPSGDGALAAPLSPPPAGPPASSTHAGTTPPFPDLGERILAALVHEPALRVRLLAPGRATLEDVFLAATRRTWEISDDAQQVLRR; from the coding sequence ATGTCCGAAACTGCCTCTGCCATTGTTGTTGAAAATCTCGTGAAAACCTATGCCGGCGTCACGGCCGTCAACCGGGTTTCATTCAACGTGGCGCGCGGCGAGATCGTCGGGTTTCTCGGTCCCAACGGCGCGGGCAAGTCCACCACCATGCGCATCCTCACCGGCTACCTGCCGGCCACGGCAGGACGTGTCGAGGTGTGCGGCGTGCCCGTGGCCACCCGCCCCGGAGACGTGAAACGCCTCATCGGCTACATGCCGGAAAATAATCCGCTGCCCGAGGACATGCGCGTTTCCGAGTACCTGCACTACCGCGGCCGCCTCAAGGAAGTGTCGCGCCGCAAGCTGGGTCCCCGCATCGACGAGGTGCTCGAGCTGTGCGATCTCAAACGCGTGCGGCACCGCATCCTGGGAAAACTCTCGAAAGGTTTCCGCCAGCGCGTGGGCATCGCCGAAGCCGTCCTTGCCGAACCGCCCGTCATCATCATGGACGAGCCCACCATCGGTCTCGACCCGCACCAGATTCTCATCGTGCGCGACCTCATCGCCAGCCTCCGCGGACGCATGACGGTGATCATTTCCTCCCACATCCTGCCCGAGATCGAGATGACGTGCGATCGTGTGCTCATCATCAACGGCGGCCGCCTCGTCGCCACCGGCACGCCCGCCGAACTGCGGCGCGATCTGATCGGCGGGGCGCATTACGACGTCGAGTTTGCCGGCGAGCCGGCCGATGTCTCGCGCGTGCTCGCCGGGATCGACTCCGGCCTCGCGCTCGCCCTGCCCAGCGCGGCCGCGCCCGACGGATTTTACCGGGGGCGGATCAGTTTCACGCTACCCGCTGCTGCCACCGCCGCCGCCCCCGAGGCAACCCGCCCGGGCGAGGATGCCACGCCGGCTGCCGCCCCGTCCGGTGACGGAGCCCTCGCCGCGCCACTCTCCCCGCCACCCGCCGGCCCGCCGGCTTCATCAACGCACGCCGGCACCACGCCGCCATTCCCCGACCTCGGCGAGCGCATCCTCGCCGCTCTCGTCCACGAGCCCGCCCTGCGCGTGCGCTTGCTCGCGCCCGGCCGGGCGACACTCGAGGACGTATTCCTCGCCGCCACCCGCCGCACCTGGGAAATCAGCGACGACGCCCAGCAGGTATTGCGCCGCTGA
- a CDS encoding AraC family transcriptional regulator — translation MASGLGHMTETSPAYDWHGLKRGRSEFVLFQYTLAGRGRLRAGDRECEVTPGTAMLLHFPADNRYWLPAAAGASWEFFYLCLHGLEVMRLWPRVEQAHGPLAEIAPDAEPVRLGAEFVTAALEGQVTSAFEASAWSYRWLMAMLALAPARESHAPHAAALERARRYAEEHLAEAPGPGVEEMARAAGMSRFHFTRLFTAQFGAPPGEWLLGRRIREAARLLRGTELPLKEIAMRCGFREPGYFGRVFHEKTGQPPGSFRKSGV, via the coding sequence ATGGCGAGCGGTCTGGGTCACATGACGGAGACGTCGCCGGCGTATGACTGGCACGGGTTGAAGCGGGGGCGGTCGGAGTTCGTACTGTTCCAGTACACGCTTGCCGGTCGCGGGCGTTTGCGGGCGGGAGATCGCGAGTGCGAGGTGACGCCGGGCACGGCCATGTTGCTGCATTTTCCGGCGGACAACCGTTACTGGCTGCCGGCAGCGGCGGGCGCATCATGGGAGTTTTTTTATCTGTGCCTGCATGGGCTGGAGGTGATGCGGCTGTGGCCGCGCGTGGAGCAGGCGCACGGGCCGCTGGCGGAGATCGCCCCGGATGCGGAGCCGGTGCGGCTGGGGGCGGAGTTTGTGACGGCGGCGCTGGAAGGGCAGGTGACGTCGGCGTTCGAGGCGTCGGCCTGGAGTTACCGGTGGCTGATGGCGATGCTGGCGCTGGCGCCGGCGCGGGAATCACACGCGCCCCACGCGGCGGCGCTGGAGCGGGCGCGGCGGTATGCGGAGGAGCATCTTGCGGAAGCGCCGGGGCCGGGGGTGGAGGAGATGGCGCGGGCCGCGGGGATGTCGCGGTTTCACTTCACGCGGTTGTTCACGGCGCAGTTTGGCGCCCCGCCGGGCGAGTGGCTGCTCGGGCGCCGGATCCGGGAGGCGGCGCGGTTGCTGCGGGGGACGGAATTGCCGCTCAAGGAAATCGCCATGCGCTGCGGGTTTCGCGAGCCGGGGTATTTCGGGCGCGTGTTCCACGAAAAGACCGGGCAGCCGCCGGGGAGTTTCCGGAAGAGCGGGGTGTGA
- a CDS encoding trehalose utilization protein: MMSHSASSIRVTVWGEYRHEKKNPKVSAIYPQGMHEAIAAPLRSQPGIEARTATLDEPEHGLTQEVLASTDVLVWWGHMAHGDVQDEIVKRVQKRVLEGMGLIVLHSGHYSKIFKTLLGTTCSLKWRESTDKERLWTINPAHPIAAGLPEHFELPAEEMYGEPFGIPTPDELVFISWFTGGEVFRSGATWQRGNGRVFYFRPGHETYPTYHDANIQKVIANAVRWARPTVNIPDICPRVDPLEPLPDDPEAAARPTVGHR; encoded by the coding sequence ATCATGAGCCATTCCGCATCATCGATCCGCGTCACCGTCTGGGGCGAATATCGCCACGAAAAGAAGAACCCGAAGGTCTCCGCCATTTACCCGCAAGGCATGCACGAGGCCATCGCCGCGCCCCTGCGCAGCCAGCCCGGCATCGAGGCCCGCACCGCCACGCTCGACGAACCCGAGCACGGCCTCACGCAGGAGGTCCTCGCCTCCACCGACGTCCTCGTCTGGTGGGGCCACATGGCCCACGGCGACGTGCAGGACGAAATCGTGAAACGCGTGCAGAAGCGCGTCCTCGAAGGCATGGGGCTCATTGTCCTGCACTCCGGCCACTACTCGAAAATCTTCAAGACACTCCTCGGCACCACCTGCTCGCTCAAGTGGCGCGAGTCCACCGACAAGGAGCGCCTCTGGACCATCAACCCCGCCCACCCCATCGCCGCCGGCCTCCCCGAGCACTTCGAACTCCCCGCCGAGGAAATGTACGGAGAGCCCTTCGGGATTCCCACGCCCGACGAACTGGTGTTCATTTCCTGGTTCACCGGCGGCGAGGTTTTCCGCAGCGGCGCCACCTGGCAGCGCGGCAACGGGCGCGTCTTCTATTTCCGCCCCGGACACGAGACGTATCCGACTTACCACGACGCCAACATCCAGAAGGTCATCGCCAACGCCGTCCGCTGGGCCCGGCCCACGGTCAACATTCCCGACATCTGCCCGCGCGTCGATCCGCTGGAGCCGCTTCCCGACGATCCCGAAGCCGCCGCGCGTCCGACGGTCGGACACCGCTGA
- the purT gene encoding phosphoribosylglycinamide formyltransferase (non-folate utilizing enzyme, catalyzes the production of beta-formyl glycinamide ribonucleotide from formate, ATP, and beta-GAR and a side reaction producing acetyl phosphate and ADP from acetate and ATP; involved in de novo purine biosynthesis), producing the protein MFTPGTFAPPSSPRATRVLLLGSGELGKEVVIELQRLGCEVIACDRYAGAPAMQVAHRHHVFSMTDGAALRRVVAEEKPDLVVPEIEAIATDVLVELEAAGQRVVPTARAARLTMNREGIRRLVAEELKLPTSPYRFVGTEAEALAAGETLGFPCVLKPLMSSSGHGQSVVKTAADLPAAWKYAQEGARAGAGRCIVEGFVTFDYEITVLTVSAANGIQCCLPVGHVQIDGDYRESWQPCPMSEAAWAEAQRIAKTVVGNLGGYGLFGVECFVRGDEVIFSEVSPRPHDTGLVTIGSQALTEFALHARAILGLPVPPIRLLRPAHSVALLGYGDGVPVVSGVAEALAVPESQIRIFGKPECRGHRRLAVAVASGDTPEEARDRARAMAAAVRIEVG; encoded by the coding sequence ATGTTCACGCCCGGCACTTTTGCTCCTCCGTCCTCACCACGCGCCACGCGCGTCCTGTTGCTCGGGTCGGGCGAGCTCGGCAAGGAGGTCGTCATCGAACTCCAGCGGCTCGGCTGCGAGGTCATCGCGTGCGACCGCTATGCGGGGGCACCCGCGATGCAGGTCGCGCACCGGCATCATGTGTTTTCCATGACCGACGGGGCAGCGTTGCGGCGCGTGGTTGCCGAAGAGAAACCCGATCTGGTCGTGCCCGAAATCGAAGCCATCGCCACCGATGTGCTCGTGGAACTGGAAGCCGCCGGGCAACGCGTCGTGCCGACGGCACGCGCGGCGCGGCTGACCATGAACCGCGAGGGCATCCGGCGGCTCGTCGCCGAGGAACTGAAACTGCCGACCTCGCCCTACCGGTTTGTCGGCACCGAGGCCGAGGCGCTGGCGGCGGGAGAGACGCTCGGGTTTCCCTGTGTGCTGAAACCGCTGATGTCTTCGAGCGGACACGGACAGAGCGTCGTCAAGACCGCCGCCGATCTGCCGGCCGCGTGGAAATACGCGCAGGAAGGCGCCCGGGCCGGCGCGGGACGCTGCATCGTGGAGGGGTTTGTGACGTTCGACTACGAGATCACCGTGCTCACGGTGTCAGCGGCCAACGGCATCCAGTGCTGCCTGCCGGTCGGGCATGTGCAGATCGACGGCGACTACCGCGAGAGCTGGCAGCCTTGCCCGATGTCGGAGGCGGCGTGGGCGGAGGCGCAGCGCATCGCCAAAACCGTGGTGGGCAATCTGGGCGGTTACGGATTGTTTGGCGTGGAGTGTTTTGTGCGCGGCGACGAGGTGATTTTCAGCGAGGTGAGCCCGCGTCCGCATGATACGGGGCTGGTGACGATCGGGAGCCAGGCGCTGACGGAATTTGCGCTGCATGCGCGGGCGATCCTCGGGCTGCCGGTGCCGCCGATCCGGTTGCTGCGGCCGGCGCACAGCGTGGCTTTGCTCGGTTACGGCGATGGCGTGCCGGTGGTCTCCGGCGTGGCCGAGGCGCTGGCTGTACCGGAAAGCCAGATACGGATTTTCGGAAAACCGGAATGCCGCGGACATCGCCGGCTGGCGGTCGCGGTGGCGAGCGGCGACACGCCGGAGGAGGCGCGGGATCGCGCGCGGGCGATGGCGGCGGCGGTGCGGATCGAGGTCGGGTAG
- a CDS encoding xylose isomerase produces MNTSPLKQSFTWWSFANRGVEPETLLAGAARIGYAGVELIDESLWPRARDHGLVIATAGGHGTIGNGLNRCENAPRILDELRASIAKAVEWRIPVLICFSGNRAGAGNENLDTNHPGDADGLAIAAETLARIAPEAEQAGVTLAVELLNSRVDHAGYQCDRTAWGVSLCERVDSPAVKLLYDIYHMQIMEGDIIRTIRRDHRWFAHYHTAGNPGRGPIDGGPGSPQELNYPAIFQAIRETGYAGFVGHEFIPGDNPIDDLARAYMTTTAAFATD; encoded by the coding sequence ATGAACACCTCTCCCCTGAAACAATCCTTCACCTGGTGGTCGTTCGCCAACCGTGGAGTCGAACCGGAGACCCTGCTCGCAGGCGCGGCCCGGATCGGCTACGCGGGTGTGGAACTCATCGACGAATCCCTCTGGCCGCGCGCCCGCGACCACGGCCTGGTGATCGCCACCGCCGGCGGACACGGCACAATCGGGAACGGCCTCAACCGCTGCGAGAACGCGCCGCGCATTCTCGATGAACTCCGCGCCAGCATCGCGAAAGCGGTCGAGTGGCGCATTCCGGTCCTGATCTGTTTCAGCGGCAACCGGGCCGGAGCCGGTAACGAAAATCTCGATACGAATCACCCTGGAGATGCCGACGGCCTCGCCATTGCCGCCGAAACCCTCGCCCGCATCGCGCCCGAAGCGGAGCAGGCCGGTGTGACGCTCGCCGTCGAGTTGCTCAACAGCCGCGTCGATCACGCTGGCTACCAGTGCGACCGCACCGCCTGGGGCGTGTCGCTCTGCGAACGCGTGGATTCGCCGGCGGTGAAACTGCTCTACGACATCTACCACATGCAGATCATGGAGGGAGACATTATCCGCACGATCCGTCGCGACCATCGCTGGTTCGCCCACTACCACACCGCCGGCAACCCGGGCCGCGGTCCGATCGACGGCGGCCCGGGCTCCCCGCAAGAGCTCAACTATCCTGCCATTTTCCAGGCCATCCGGGAAACGGGATACGCGGGATTCGTCGGCCACGAGTTTATCCCGGGCGACAACCCGATCGACGACCTGGCCCGGGCGTATATGACGACAACCGCTGCGTTTGCGACGGATTGA
- a CDS encoding threonine dehydrogenase: MKATSPTTSPAGLRLVFPRGSEVIAEPFSPAEPAADEVLVRTTCSLLSTGTETIVYARKFDPGTHWDNWVRYPFYPGYASVGTVLRAGSGVSALKPGDRVASRTGHASHSVRKADDCFRVPDGVAPDEAVWFALAKITGHGVRAARITLGDTVAVIGAGPIGQMTCRWALASGADRVICVDMAETRLQMAAAAGAILVHAPASEALAAIEKITGGVRPRIVIESTGNAAVLKSAFELVATEGTVVLLGDTGSPGSQTLTGDVITRGLTLVGAHDARNSPAWNNPLAAACFFEFVRGGRFLLAGLNTHHFAPAQCKDAYELAINDRTRTMGILFDWSA; the protein is encoded by the coding sequence ATGAAAGCTACCTCGCCAACAACCTCGCCAGCCGGCCTCAGGCTGGTGTTTCCTCGCGGATCGGAAGTCATCGCCGAGCCCTTTTCTCCTGCCGAACCCGCAGCGGATGAAGTCCTCGTCCGGACCACGTGCTCGCTTCTCAGCACCGGCACCGAGACCATCGTCTATGCCCGAAAATTCGATCCCGGCACTCACTGGGATAACTGGGTGCGCTATCCGTTCTATCCCGGCTACGCTTCTGTCGGAACGGTGCTCCGGGCAGGAAGCGGAGTCAGCGCGCTGAAGCCCGGCGATCGCGTCGCCTCGCGCACCGGCCATGCGTCCCATAGCGTGCGCAAGGCCGACGACTGTTTCCGTGTGCCCGACGGCGTGGCGCCCGACGAAGCCGTGTGGTTCGCTCTCGCCAAGATCACCGGCCACGGTGTGCGCGCCGCCCGCATCACGCTCGGCGATACGGTGGCGGTCATTGGCGCCGGCCCCATCGGCCAGATGACTTGCCGCTGGGCGCTGGCCAGCGGCGCGGACCGCGTGATCTGCGTGGACATGGCCGAAACCCGTTTGCAGATGGCGGCGGCAGCCGGAGCCATCCTGGTGCACGCCCCTGCCAGCGAAGCGCTCGCCGCCATCGAAAAAATCACCGGCGGTGTCCGTCCGCGCATTGTGATCGAATCGACGGGCAACGCCGCCGTCCTCAAATCCGCCTTCGAACTCGTCGCAACCGAAGGCACGGTTGTCCTTCTCGGCGACACGGGCAGCCCTGGCAGCCAGACGCTCACCGGCGACGTCATCACGCGCGGCCTCACGCTCGTCGGCGCGCACGACGCGCGCAATTCTCCCGCCTGGAACAACCCCCTGGCAGCGGCCTGCTTTTTCGAGTTCGTGCGCGGCGGCCGTTTCCTGCTCGCCGGCCTCAACACGCATCACTTCGCTCCGGCGCAATGCAAGGACGCCTACGAACTCGCCATCAACGACCGGACCCGCACGATGGGCATCCTCTTCGACTGGTCGGCCTGA